One Streptomyces sp. NBC_00554 DNA segment encodes these proteins:
- a CDS encoding phosphoribosyltransferase: MSDAAVRENLTYELFGTAVRELAQTIADDGYEPDIVLSIARGGVFVAGGLAYALDCKNIHLVNVEFYTGVGTTLEMPVMLAPVPNTIDFSDKKVLITDDVADTGKTLKLVHDFCVGAVAEVRSAVIYEKSHSLVKCEYVWKRTDEWINFPWSVLPPCRKSGTPVTPSKEAL; this comes from the coding sequence ATGAGCGACGCAGCCGTGCGCGAGAACCTCACCTACGAGCTGTTCGGCACCGCCGTCCGCGAGCTCGCCCAGACCATCGCCGACGACGGGTACGAGCCCGACATCGTGCTCTCCATCGCCCGCGGGGGTGTCTTCGTCGCCGGCGGCCTGGCATACGCGCTGGACTGCAAGAACATCCACCTGGTGAACGTCGAGTTCTATACCGGCGTGGGGACCACCCTGGAAATGCCCGTCATGCTCGCCCCCGTCCCCAACACCATCGACTTCTCCGACAAGAAGGTCCTGATCACCGACGACGTCGCCGACACCGGCAAGACGCTCAAGCTGGTGCACGACTTCTGCGTCGGCGCCGTCGCCGAGGTCCGCAGCGCCGTGATCTACGAGAAGTCCCACTCGCTGGTGAAGTGCGAGTACGTGTGGAAGCGGACCGACGAGTGGATCAACTTCCCGTGGTCCGTTTTGCCTCCATGCCGTAAGTCTGGCACGCCGGTCACGCCTTCGAAAGAGGCTCTCTGA
- a CDS encoding FtsK/SpoIIIE domain-containing protein, translated as MGPIMLAFALAVLAWLLVVGDLVRRHRPVWHWYVAGYPVAACRVLFTWRRVSVLNDLSVSKLPARTLVGHLMVKGDPVRPVAPRSSFPRATRMGLTVTVRLHAGQTPATYMRAAEALVHAWRVHAVRVTSPERGVVLLTAMASDPLERPGLASAPAELLSALIGALESGGAWVMNLRLVPHWLITGATRSGKSTLLARLITQLASQPVALVGIDCKGGMELGLFAGRLSALATCRREAVAVLSALVVDMQDRMSACRAAGVRSIWELPEKLRPIPVVVIVDEIAELYLSDGTRESKAETEQCSTLLLRLGQLGAALGLHLVVAGQRVGSDLGPGVTALRAQLGGRICHRVNDPGTAEMTLGDLNKDAVAVAQTITAEEQGVAVCTGPEGGWSRARSHLTPTEEAVSTARKYSGMTPGLPAVDRALAALEGDVK; from the coding sequence ATGGGTCCGATCATGCTCGCTTTCGCTCTGGCCGTGCTGGCCTGGCTGTTGGTCGTCGGCGATCTGGTGCGGCGGCATCGGCCGGTCTGGCACTGGTACGTCGCCGGCTACCCGGTCGCCGCGTGCCGGGTGCTGTTCACCTGGCGTCGGGTCTCCGTGCTCAACGACCTGTCCGTGTCCAAGCTTCCGGCGCGGACGCTGGTCGGGCACTTGATGGTCAAGGGCGATCCGGTAAGGCCGGTGGCTCCGCGCTCCTCGTTCCCCCGCGCGACTCGCATGGGGCTGACCGTGACCGTGCGCCTGCACGCGGGGCAGACCCCGGCGACGTACATGAGGGCGGCTGAAGCGCTCGTCCATGCGTGGCGGGTCCACGCGGTGCGGGTCACCTCGCCGGAACGCGGTGTCGTGCTGTTGACCGCCATGGCCAGTGATCCGCTGGAGCGGCCTGGCTTAGCGTCGGCGCCCGCCGAGTTGCTGTCCGCACTCATCGGCGCACTGGAATCCGGCGGCGCCTGGGTGATGAACCTGCGGCTCGTGCCGCACTGGCTCATCACCGGGGCCACCAGGTCCGGCAAGTCGACTCTGCTGGCCCGGCTGATTACTCAACTCGCCTCACAACCCGTCGCCCTGGTCGGCATCGACTGCAAGGGGGGCATGGAACTCGGCCTGTTCGCCGGACGGTTGAGCGCGCTGGCAACCTGCCGACGCGAAGCAGTCGCGGTGCTCTCCGCGCTGGTGGTCGACATGCAAGACCGGATGAGCGCGTGCCGGGCTGCTGGTGTGCGGTCGATCTGGGAGCTGCCCGAGAAACTGCGCCCCATACCTGTCGTCGTGATCGTCGACGAGATCGCGGAACTGTACCTCTCGGACGGCACGCGCGAGAGCAAGGCGGAGACGGAGCAGTGCTCCACGCTCCTGCTGCGGCTCGGGCAGCTCGGGGCTGCGCTCGGTCTGCACCTGGTCGTGGCCGGACAACGCGTCGGCTCTGATCTCGGACCCGGTGTCACCGCTCTGCGGGCTCAACTCGGCGGCCGGATCTGCCACCGCGTCAACGACCCCGGCACGGCCGAGATGACCTTGGGCGACCTCAACAAGGATGCCGTGGCCGTCGCTCAGACGATCACTGCCGAGGAACAGGGCGTGGCCGTTTGCACCGGGCCTGAGGGCGGCTGGAGCCGTGCCCGATCGCACCTGACACCGACGGAAGAGGCCGTGTCGACGGCTCGCAAGTACTCCGGCATGACCCCGGGACTGCCCGCCGTAGACCGTGCGCTTGCGGCACTGGAAGGAGACGTCAAGTGA
- the dcd gene encoding dCTP deaminase — protein MLLSDKDIRAEIDAGRVRIDPYDESMVQPSSVDVRLDRYFRVFENHRYPHIDPSVEQADLTRLVEPEGDEPFILHPGEFVLASTYEVISLPDDLASRLEGKSSLGRLGLVTHSTAGFIDPGFSGHVTLELSNLATLPIKLWPGMKIGQLCLFRLSSPAEFPYGSDRYGSRYQGQRGPTASRSFLNFHRTQV, from the coding sequence GTGCTTCTCTCAGACAAGGACATCCGGGCCGAGATCGATGCCGGACGGGTGCGGATCGATCCGTACGACGAATCCATGGTGCAGCCGTCGAGTGTCGACGTGCGGCTCGACCGCTACTTCCGGGTGTTCGAGAACCACCGCTATCCGCATATTGATCCGTCCGTCGAACAGGCGGATCTGACCCGGCTCGTCGAGCCCGAGGGCGATGAGCCGTTCATCCTGCATCCCGGGGAGTTCGTCCTCGCCAGCACGTACGAGGTCATCTCGCTCCCTGACGATCTCGCCTCGCGGCTCGAGGGCAAGAGTTCGCTCGGGCGGCTCGGGCTCGTCACGCACTCCACGGCCGGGTTCATCGACCCCGGGTTCTCCGGGCACGTCACCCTTGAGCTGTCGAATCTCGCGACTCTCCCCATCAAGCTCTGGCCGGGGATGAAGATCGGGCAGCTGTGCCTGTTCAGGCTCAGTTCGCCTGCCGAGTTCCCGTACGGCAGCGACCGGTACGGGTCCCGCTACCAGGGGCAGCGCGGGCCGACCGCGTCCCGCTCCTTCCTCAACTTCCATCGGACCCAGGTATGA
- a CDS encoding tetratricopeptide repeat protein produces MTEAAPTPAALPPHVLERADVRSAIANHDFGEVFRLAKIYGNISYAKISEAVGYKREHIGKMARPETDGKGVRPRITQFHKILEVVDGLRIPGHLAGLAPRPWELERPATPSRLDDPSTLIAQGGAGLWDVAEMLRRTEMSNINSAALESIEQGVDQLARAYPYADADYLHERTRNGLQYVTKQLEGRMTLRQHRELLVDTGWLFLLNACVQYDRGQREAANLSKAAALRIGQEAGHGEIMAWAWEIEAWFALTQSRWQDMLNAVEAGHVADQTHSVGVQLYAHKARAAARMGDARLVRDSLDAGRARLDRLPRPDHPEHHFIIDPDKWDFYEMDAYRLLGDDERAAAHARSVIRISTGPDGTEISPMRAAEARLTLGVAAARTGDIEEAIGMGTTALEADRKSLPSLLLVADELDKELRSRYPREPSSRDFHERIMTIKRGAARSELPF; encoded by the coding sequence ATGACCGAAGCTGCACCAACACCGGCAGCGCTACCGCCGCACGTCCTGGAACGCGCGGACGTGCGGTCGGCTATCGCCAACCACGACTTCGGCGAGGTCTTCAGACTCGCCAAGATCTACGGGAACATCAGCTACGCCAAGATCTCCGAGGCTGTCGGCTACAAGCGCGAGCACATCGGCAAGATGGCCCGCCCTGAGACCGACGGCAAGGGCGTTCGCCCACGGATCACCCAGTTCCACAAAATCCTCGAAGTCGTCGACGGGCTGCGCATCCCCGGCCATCTCGCAGGACTCGCCCCACGCCCATGGGAGCTGGAACGACCAGCCACACCATCCCGGCTCGACGACCCGAGCACCTTGATTGCGCAGGGTGGCGCCGGGCTGTGGGACGTCGCCGAGATGCTCCGCCGTACGGAGATGTCCAACATCAACAGCGCCGCCCTGGAGTCGATCGAACAGGGCGTTGACCAACTGGCCCGCGCGTACCCGTACGCCGACGCCGACTACTTGCACGAGCGCACCCGCAACGGCCTGCAATACGTCACCAAGCAGCTCGAAGGCCGGATGACCCTCCGCCAGCACCGGGAACTGCTCGTCGACACCGGATGGCTCTTCCTGCTGAATGCCTGCGTCCAGTACGACAGGGGCCAGCGCGAGGCCGCCAACCTCAGCAAAGCCGCCGCCCTCCGCATCGGCCAAGAGGCCGGGCACGGCGAGATCATGGCTTGGGCATGGGAGATCGAGGCATGGTTCGCCCTCACCCAGAGCCGATGGCAAGACATGCTCAACGCCGTCGAAGCCGGACACGTCGCCGACCAGACACACTCCGTCGGCGTCCAGCTGTACGCCCACAAGGCACGAGCCGCCGCCCGCATGGGGGACGCCCGCCTGGTCCGAGACTCCCTTGATGCCGGCCGAGCCCGCCTCGACCGACTCCCGCGCCCGGACCACCCGGAACACCACTTCATAATCGACCCGGACAAGTGGGACTTCTACGAGATGGACGCCTACCGTCTCCTCGGAGACGACGAGCGCGCCGCCGCCCACGCCCGCTCAGTGATCCGTATCAGCACAGGACCCGACGGCACAGAGATCTCCCCCATGCGCGCCGCAGAGGCCCGCCTCACACTCGGAGTCGCCGCCGCCCGAACTGGCGACATCGAGGAAGCTATCGGCATGGGCACTACGGCACTCGAAGCCGACCGGAAGTCTCTCCCGTCCCTGCTTTTAGTCGCCGACGAGCTCGACAAGGAACTCCGCTCCCGATACCCACGCGAGCCCTCCTCACGCGACTTTCACGAACGAATCATGACCATCAAGCGAGGTGCGGCCAGGTCCGAGCTTCCATTCTGA
- a CDS encoding alpha/beta hydrolase, producing the protein MLASAHVDRKLAGHIAKAAGAPVLVLDFRRAPEHKYPAQVDDAEAAFNWLLSEGYEPGNIITIGHSIGGFIAVALALRLRDKKLPLPGAIVSISPWCDLEIANETIATNAGTDKILSKDLLEFFRDAWIGGTGIEVTDTRINLNRANLSGLPPTLVSWGTYEVLAGEDEEFAARVKDAGIDTATVVVPGGQHSYVYGGGRIPETDAAIARIGAWVREKTKI; encoded by the coding sequence GTGCTGGCGTCAGCACACGTCGACCGAAAGCTCGCCGGCCATATCGCCAAGGCTGCCGGGGCCCCCGTACTGGTCCTGGACTTCCGGCGAGCACCGGAACACAAATACCCGGCTCAGGTGGACGACGCGGAGGCGGCCTTCAACTGGCTGCTCTCCGAAGGGTACGAGCCGGGAAACATCATCACGATCGGCCACTCGATCGGCGGGTTCATCGCGGTCGCCCTGGCGCTTCGCCTCCGCGACAAGAAGCTGCCGCTGCCCGGAGCCATCGTGTCGATCTCCCCCTGGTGCGACCTCGAGATCGCCAACGAGACCATCGCGACGAACGCCGGGACGGACAAGATTCTCAGCAAGGATCTGCTGGAGTTCTTCCGTGACGCCTGGATCGGCGGCACGGGCATCGAGGTCACGGACACCCGGATCAATCTGAACCGGGCGAACCTGAGCGGTCTCCCCCCGACCCTCGTCTCCTGGGGAACGTACGAGGTCCTGGCCGGCGAGGACGAGGAGTTCGCCGCTCGCGTCAAGGACGCCGGAATCGACACGGCGACCGTGGTGGTCCCCGGAGGCCAGCACTCCTACGTCTACGGTGGCGGCCGGATTCCGGAGACCGACGCCGCCATCGCACGGATCGGTGCGTGGGTCCGGGAGAAGACGAAGATCTGA
- a CDS encoding PIG-L family deacetylase, whose amino-acid sequence MTDRPLTLMAVHAHPDDEATGTGGVLARYAAEGIRTVLVTCTDGRCGDGPGGVKPGEPGHDPAAVALMRRQELEASCDALKVSDLEMLDYADSGMMGWPSNDAPGSFWQTPVEEGAARLAELMRHYRPDVVVTYDENGFYGHPDHIQAHRITMAALEMTALAPKVYWTTMPRSMMQRFGEIMREFHPDMPEPDPAEAAAMAEIGLPDDEITTWVDATAFSGQKFDALAAHASQGDNIFFLKMGKERFGELMGMETFVRVQDTTGAAVPENDLFAGLR is encoded by the coding sequence ATGACTGACCGGCCTTTGACGCTCATGGCAGTACACGCCCACCCCGACGACGAGGCCACCGGAACCGGAGGGGTCCTGGCGCGGTACGCGGCGGAGGGCATCCGCACGGTTCTCGTGACGTGTACCGACGGCCGCTGCGGTGACGGACCGGGAGGCGTCAAGCCGGGCGAACCCGGACACGATCCGGCGGCCGTCGCCCTGATGCGTCGTCAAGAACTCGAGGCGAGCTGTGACGCCCTGAAGGTCAGCGATCTGGAGATGCTGGACTATGCCGACTCCGGGATGATGGGCTGGCCGAGCAACGACGCCCCCGGATCCTTCTGGCAGACCCCCGTGGAGGAAGGCGCGGCCCGGCTCGCGGAACTCATGCGGCACTACCGACCCGATGTGGTCGTCACCTACGACGAGAACGGCTTCTACGGCCACCCCGACCACATCCAGGCCCACCGCATCACGATGGCGGCGCTGGAGATGACCGCGCTGGCACCGAAGGTGTACTGGACCACGATGCCCCGCTCGATGATGCAGCGGTTCGGCGAGATCATGCGCGAGTTTCATCCGGACATGCCTGAGCCGGATCCTGCCGAGGCCGCCGCGATGGCCGAGATCGGCCTCCCCGACGACGAGATCACCACGTGGGTGGACGCCACCGCGTTCAGCGGCCAGAAGTTCGACGCGCTGGCCGCGCACGCCAGCCAGGGCGACAACATCTTCTTCCTCAAGATGGGCAAGGAGAGGTTCGGCGAGTTGATGGGCATGGAGACCTTCGTGCGTGTCCAGGACACCACCGGCGCGGCCGTACCCGAGAACGACCTCTTCGCCGGACTGCGCTGA
- a CDS encoding TetR/AcrR family transcriptional regulator produces MARYAKEHKQVTRQRIIETAGHRFKQDGIDGSGISTLMSDAGLTNGAFYAHFASKDDLVAQVVAEELRTQAARYSTLRPGRPGLEDFVREYLSPEHRDHPGLGCPSAALLDEIGRCGDETKQAYTDGARNIVEEIAARLTPEDPRSARGKAIGLFTMVVGTLQLSRALSDREFADEVLEQGIENALAFMR; encoded by the coding sequence GTGGCGCGCTATGCCAAGGAGCACAAGCAGGTGACGCGGCAACGGATCATCGAGACGGCCGGCCATCGGTTCAAGCAGGACGGCATCGACGGTTCGGGCATCTCCACGCTGATGTCGGACGCCGGGCTCACCAACGGGGCCTTCTACGCCCACTTCGCGTCCAAGGACGACCTCGTCGCCCAAGTCGTGGCCGAGGAACTGCGCACACAGGCCGCGAGGTACAGCACTCTGCGGCCCGGCCGCCCGGGACTTGAGGACTTCGTTCGCGAATACCTGTCGCCCGAGCACCGGGACCACCCCGGCCTCGGATGCCCCTCCGCCGCCCTGCTCGACGAGATCGGCCGCTGCGGGGACGAGACCAAGCAGGCCTACACCGACGGCGCGCGGAACATCGTGGAGGAGATCGCCGCCCGCCTGACACCCGAGGATCCGCGGTCGGCTCGCGGCAAGGCCATCGGGCTCTTCACCATGGTGGTAGGGACGCTGCAACTGTCCCGCGCCCTCTCCGACCGCGAGTTCGCCGATGAGGTCCTTGAGCAGGGAATCGAGAACGCCCTCGCCTTCATGCGCTGA
- a CDS encoding GntR family transcriptional regulator, translated as MTEIQRPGALYQQVAAAIREAILKGEFEPGAPLPSEAQLIDRYKVSRPTVRNAVAALRAEGLIEVRHGKGSFVRSDGQPSVTLERRISRTPDGRFVMPNGAVWDEVEEPTPYRSHTTKATGTLLELGEEEALFGCDRLLIDPASGTRAMHRTLIPFEVAEGIPMLAEAPDRRPASAYWILTQAGHKLWWSETVRAHMPLPDERTALQLPDATPILHLARVTHGTDDRPLILEELRVGADRAELAYRITADKQPARRTRT; from the coding sequence ATGACGGAGATCCAACGCCCCGGAGCGCTGTACCAGCAGGTGGCCGCCGCGATCCGGGAAGCGATCCTGAAGGGCGAGTTCGAACCCGGCGCCCCGCTCCCCTCCGAGGCCCAGCTCATCGACCGCTACAAGGTGTCCCGCCCCACCGTCCGCAACGCCGTTGCAGCTCTGCGCGCGGAAGGGCTGATCGAGGTGAGGCACGGCAAGGGCAGCTTCGTGCGCTCTGACGGTCAGCCGAGCGTCACCCTCGAACGCCGGATCAGCCGCACGCCGGACGGGCGGTTCGTGATGCCCAACGGCGCCGTCTGGGACGAGGTCGAGGAGCCGACCCCGTACCGCTCGCACACCACCAAGGCCACCGGCACGCTGCTCGAACTCGGCGAGGAGGAAGCCCTCTTCGGATGCGACCGCCTGCTCATCGACCCTGCCAGCGGCACGCGGGCGATGCACCGCACGTTGATCCCGTTCGAGGTGGCCGAGGGCATCCCGATGCTTGCGGAGGCCCCGGACCGACGCCCGGCCTCCGCCTACTGGATCCTTACGCAGGCCGGACACAAGCTGTGGTGGTCCGAGACGGTCCGCGCCCACATGCCACTCCCTGACGAGCGGACCGCCCTCCAGCTCCCGGACGCGACACCGATCCTGCATCTGGCCCGTGTCACGCACGGCACCGACGACCGCCCCTTGATCCTCGAAGAGCTTCGCGTCGGGGCGGACCGTGCCGAACTCGCCTACCGGATCACCGCCGACAAGCAGCCCGCGCGGCGCACTCGTACCTGA
- a CDS encoding NADP-dependent oxidoreductase: protein MRAFTVERYGDKAGVRVGDVPDPEVGAEDVLVRIHAASINPLDRMIRDGEMKAILPYKVPFVLGNDLAGVVVEAGAAVTRFAVGDEVFTRPDKDRIGTFAELIAVHQDDVAIKPATLTMEEAASLPLVALTSWQVLVERAHIQPGQKVLIHAGSGGLGTIAIQLAKELGAHVATTTSTANVDLVKRLGADVVVDYKKQAFETVLHDYDVVLDSLGGETLKKSLDVLKPGGKVISVAGPPDAAFARELGANPIVRLVMSALSFRIRRSARRRNVTYSFFFMKASGDQLRELTHLIEAGRIRPVVDTVFPFESTREALEYVEAGRAKAGKVVVKMT, encoded by the coding sequence ATGAGGGCCTTCACGGTAGAGCGCTACGGCGACAAGGCCGGCGTGCGTGTCGGCGATGTGCCGGACCCGGAGGTGGGCGCGGAGGACGTGCTGGTCCGGATCCACGCCGCGAGCATCAACCCGCTCGACCGCATGATCCGGGACGGGGAGATGAAGGCGATCCTGCCGTACAAGGTCCCGTTCGTCCTGGGCAACGACCTGGCCGGGGTGGTGGTCGAAGCGGGTGCGGCCGTTACGCGGTTCGCGGTGGGCGACGAGGTCTTCACGCGGCCCGACAAGGACCGGATCGGCACGTTCGCCGAACTCATCGCGGTGCACCAGGACGACGTGGCGATCAAGCCGGCCACGCTGACCATGGAGGAGGCGGCGTCTCTTCCCCTGGTCGCCCTGACCTCGTGGCAGGTGCTGGTCGAGCGGGCGCACATCCAGCCGGGCCAGAAGGTCCTCATCCACGCGGGTTCCGGCGGCCTGGGCACCATCGCCATCCAGCTGGCGAAGGAGCTGGGTGCGCACGTGGCGACCACCACGAGCACGGCCAACGTCGATCTGGTGAAGCGTCTGGGCGCGGACGTTGTCGTCGACTACAAGAAGCAGGCGTTCGAGACGGTGCTGCACGACTATGACGTCGTCCTGGACTCGCTCGGCGGCGAGACGCTGAAGAAGTCCCTGGACGTACTCAAGCCCGGCGGGAAGGTCATCAGTGTCGCGGGCCCTCCCGACGCCGCTTTCGCCAGGGAACTGGGAGCGAATCCGATCGTCCGGCTGGTGATGTCCGCGCTGAGTTTCCGGATCCGGCGAAGCGCCCGGCGCCGCAACGTGACGTACTCGTTCTTTTTCATGAAGGCCAGCGGGGACCAACTGCGCGAGCTCACCCATCTCATCGAGGCCGGCAGGATCCGACCCGTCGTCGACACGGTGTTCCCGTTCGAGTCGACACGAGAAGCGCTGGAGTACGTCGAAGCAGGGCGTGCGAAGGCCGGCAAGGTCGTCGTCAAGATGACGTGA
- a CDS encoding alpha/beta fold hydrolase — MNDSQEVRGDVVTSYKNAPTRTLTAGGVTFAYRELGPQSGVPVVFLTHLAAVLDNWDPRVVDGIAAQRRVIAFDNRGVGASSGSTPRTIEAMAKDAVTFIRALGLEYVDLHGFSMGGMIAQVIVQTDPDLVRKLILTGTGPAGGEGIKNVTRLSHLDTVRGLLTLQDPKQFLFFTRTVGGRRAGKEFLARLKERTHDRDKAISLTSYGAQLKAIHRWGLQRPQDLSVIHQPVLVANGESDRMVPSKNSADLARRLPNGELVIYPDAGHGGIFQFHREFVETALAFLERQ, encoded by the coding sequence GTGAATGACTCACAAGAAGTACGAGGCGACGTGGTGACGTCGTACAAGAACGCACCGACCCGCACCCTCACCGCCGGCGGAGTGACCTTCGCCTACCGCGAGCTCGGTCCCCAGTCCGGCGTCCCGGTGGTCTTTCTCACCCACCTCGCCGCGGTCCTCGACAACTGGGACCCCCGGGTCGTCGACGGCATCGCCGCCCAGCGCAGGGTCATCGCGTTCGACAACAGGGGCGTCGGCGCTTCCTCCGGTTCGACGCCGCGCACCATCGAGGCGATGGCGAAGGATGCCGTCACGTTCATCCGGGCGCTCGGGCTCGAGTACGTCGATCTCCACGGCTTCTCGATGGGCGGCATGATCGCTCAGGTGATCGTGCAGACCGACCCGGACCTCGTCCGCAAGCTGATCCTCACGGGTACCGGTCCCGCGGGCGGCGAGGGCATCAAGAACGTGACCCGGTTGTCCCATCTCGACACCGTCCGAGGACTGCTCACCCTTCAGGACCCGAAGCAGTTCCTCTTCTTCACCCGCACCGTGGGCGGGCGTCGGGCCGGGAAGGAGTTCCTGGCCCGTCTGAAGGAGCGCACCCACGACCGGGACAAGGCGATCTCCCTCACGTCGTACGGCGCCCAGCTCAAGGCCATTCACCGCTGGGGGCTGCAGCGGCCCCAGGATCTCTCCGTCATCCACCAGCCCGTGCTCGTCGCAAACGGCGAGAGCGACAGGATGGTTCCGTCGAAGAACTCGGCCGACCTGGCGAGGCGACTGCCGAACGGCGAGTTGGTGATCTACCCCGACGCCGGCCATGGCGGCATCTTCCAGTTCCACCGGGAGTTCGTGGAGACGGCTCTCGCGTTCCTCGAACGGCAGTAG
- a CDS encoding ATP-binding protein produces MDARKAQRHEHVVDELNAFAHWYAQPSPSSGGHFLTLTLFAEFGDTGRIARDHTAVFLRSAGAGGAVDDARLVVSELVGNVVNHVVPERCLAHPGGNRRIDLVLKLWPKWLFIGVTDEDSTPPVLPMGDTFSPELMGELSEAVLPDSGRGLLILQRLAAAVWWTPEDKGGKTVWCRVDLDGTT; encoded by the coding sequence ATGGACGCGAGGAAAGCGCAGCGGCATGAGCACGTGGTCGATGAACTGAACGCGTTCGCTCATTGGTACGCGCAGCCTTCTCCCTCTTCCGGCGGGCACTTCCTGACGCTGACCCTCTTCGCCGAGTTCGGCGATACCGGACGCATCGCGCGTGACCACACGGCCGTGTTCCTGCGGAGTGCGGGCGCGGGTGGCGCAGTAGACGATGCTCGATTGGTCGTGTCGGAGCTGGTTGGGAACGTGGTCAACCACGTGGTGCCGGAGCGCTGCTTAGCGCACCCCGGTGGCAACCGCCGTATCGACCTGGTCTTGAAGCTGTGGCCGAAGTGGCTGTTCATCGGTGTCACGGATGAGGACTCGACACCCCCAGTGCTTCCCATGGGCGACACGTTCTCGCCCGAGCTGATGGGGGAGCTGTCGGAAGCGGTCTTACCCGACAGTGGCCGTGGGCTGCTGATCCTTCAGCGGCTGGCGGCCGCGGTCTGGTGGACCCCGGAGGACAAGGGCGGCAAGACCGTGTGGTGCCGCGTCGACCTCGACGGTACGACGTAG